From a region of the Eublepharis macularius isolate TG4126 chromosome 7, MPM_Emac_v1.0, whole genome shotgun sequence genome:
- the GALR1 gene encoding galanin receptor type 1, whose product MDPGAAPTSLPLSQMEGLGPNASTEETLRNGENGDFLSDIGIENFITLVVFGLIFALGVLGNSLVITVLARSKPGKPRSTTNIFILNLSIADLAYLLFCIPFQSTVYMLPSWVLGTFICKFIHYFFTVSMLVSIFTLSAMSVDRYVAIVHSRRSSTLRVSRNALLGVGVIWMLSIAMASPVAHYQHILHQETINQTFCWEMWPNEYHKKVYVVCTFVFGYLLPLLLISFCYAKVLNHLHKKLRNMSKKSEASKKKTAQTVLVVVVVFGISWLPHHIIHLWAEFGVFPLTQASFLFRVTAHCLAYSNSSVNPIIYAFLSENFRKAYKQVFKCQIGNKVPLNEVKESKSNIDTPPSTNCTHV is encoded by the exons ATGGATCCGGGAGCAGCCCCCACCTCCCTACCCCTGAGCCAGATGGAAGGCTTGGGCCCCAACGCCTCCACGGAGGAGACCCTGAGGAACGGGGAGAATGGAGACTTCCTCTCGGATATTGGCATCGAGAACTTCATCACCTTGGTTGTCTTTGGCCTCATTTTTGCCTTGGGTGTGCTGGGCAACTCCTTGGTCATCACCGTGCTGGCCAGGAGCAAGCCTGGCAAGCCCCGCAGCACCACCAACATCTTCATCCTCAACCTGAGCATTGCTGATTTGGCCTATTTGCTCTTCTGCATCCCTTTCCAGTCGACCGTGTACATGTTGCCCAGCTGGGTGCTGGGCACCTTCATCTGCAAGTTCATCCATTACTTCTTCACCGTCTCCATGTTGGTCAGCATCTTTACCCTTTCTGCTATGTCTGTGGACCGCTATGTGGCCATTGTGCACTCCCGGCGTTCATCGACTCTGCGAGTGTCCCGTAATGCGTTGCTTGGTGTAGGAGTCATCTGGATGCTGTCCATTGCCATGGCCTCCCCTGTGGCTCACTACCAGCACATCTTGCACCAGGAAACCATAAACCAGACTTTCTGCTGGGAAATGTGGCCCAATGAATACCACAAGAAAGTTTATGTGGTCTGCACCTTTGTCTTTGGATatttgctgcctctgctgctgatCTCATTCTGTTACGCTAAG GTTCTCAATCACCTGCATAAAAAGCTGAGGAATATGTCAAAGAAGTCAGAAGCATCCAAGAAAAAG ACAGCACAGACGGTcctggtagtggtggtggttttTGGAATATCCTGGCTACCGCATCATATCATACACCTCTGGGCTGAATTTGGAGTTTTCCCGCTGACTCAAGCTTCATTTCTCTTCAGAGTGACAGCTCATTGCCTGGCTTATAGTAATTCTTCTGTGAATCCTATTATATATGCATTTCTCTCTGAGAATTTTCGGAAGGCCTATAAGCAAGTGTTCAAATGCCAGATAGGTAACAAAGTACCTCTGAATGAAGTTAAAGAAAGTAAGAGTAACATTGACACACCACCATCTACCAATTGTACACATGTGTGA